In a single window of the Bradyrhizobium sp. ORS 285 genome:
- a CDS encoding MucR family transcriptional regulator has translation MTEGAGKSFIDLTADIVSAYLSNNPTPAAEIPSLISQVHAALTRVAAGRSEPAPEPARPAVPVKKSIHPDYLVCLEDGKRFKSLRRHLRTQYNMTPEQYRDKWNLPPDYPMVAPNYAVTRSQLAKKMGLGQQRPEREK, from the coding sequence ATGACCGAAGGGGCCGGTAAGAGCTTTATCGATCTGACGGCCGACATCGTGTCGGCCTATCTCAGCAACAATCCGACGCCGGCGGCCGAGATCCCCTCGCTGATCAGCCAGGTGCATGCGGCGCTGACCCGCGTGGCGGCCGGACGCAGCGAGCCGGCGCCTGAGCCGGCGCGGCCCGCGGTGCCGGTGAAGAAGTCGATTCACCCGGACTATCTGGTCTGTCTCGAGGACGGCAAGCGCTTCAAGTCGCTGCGCCGGCACCTGCGCACGCAGTACAACATGACGCCGGAGCAATATCGGGACAAATGGAACCTGCCGCCCGACTACCCCATGGTGGCACCGAACTACGCGGTGACACGTTCGCAGCTCGCGAAGAAGATGGGCCTGGGTCAGCAGCGTCCCGAGCGCGAGAAGTAG
- a CDS encoding Hsp20 family protein: MRTYDFSPLWRSTIGFDRLFSLLDETQRAVEDNYPPCNIERIGDDRYQISLALAGFAPDELTITAEHNVLTVEGRKADKETREYLYQGISSRPFKRQFNLADYVQVTNASFDNGLLRIELVREIPEAMKPRRIAIGTAPVEQIAQPRAA; the protein is encoded by the coding sequence ATGAGGACGTATGATTTCAGCCCGCTGTGGCGTTCGACCATCGGCTTCGACCGGCTGTTCAGCCTGCTCGACGAGACCCAGCGCGCCGTCGAGGACAACTATCCCCCCTGCAACATCGAGCGGATCGGCGACGACCGCTATCAGATCTCCCTGGCCCTGGCCGGCTTCGCGCCGGATGAGCTCACCATCACCGCCGAGCACAATGTGCTGACGGTGGAGGGCCGCAAGGCGGACAAGGAAACCCGCGAGTACCTGTATCAGGGCATTTCGTCGCGGCCCTTCAAGCGGCAGTTCAATCTTGCCGACTATGTGCAGGTGACGAACGCCTCGTTCGACAACGGCCTGCTGCGGATCGAGCTGGTGCGCGAGATCCCCGAGGCGATGAAGCCGCGGCGGATCGCCATCGGCACGGCGCCCGTCGAGCAGATCGCGCAGCCGAGGGCGGCCTGA
- a CDS encoding DUF5330 domain-containing protein → MFFLLRMAFWLGLVLVLLPREKSPDTDKLPQINAQEAVQAATAAVSDMSQFCKRQPQACEVGGQAATVIGHRAEEGARKIYQIITDKPETAEKPSAADKFIGPVKPASLDKRRNDHTGSIDAAIPEQVPANEAPADTLSADDLSTEWHLPPTP, encoded by the coding sequence ATGTTCTTTCTGCTTCGCATGGCATTCTGGCTCGGGCTCGTGCTGGTGCTGCTGCCGCGCGAGAAGAGTCCTGACACCGACAAGCTGCCGCAGATCAACGCGCAGGAAGCCGTGCAGGCTGCGACCGCGGCCGTCTCCGACATGAGTCAGTTCTGCAAGCGCCAGCCGCAGGCCTGCGAGGTCGGTGGCCAGGCCGCCACCGTGATCGGCCACCGCGCCGAGGAAGGCGCGCGCAAGATCTATCAGATCATCACGGACAAGCCAGAGACAGCCGAGAAGCCGAGCGCCGCCGACAAGTTCATCGGTCCGGTGAAGCCGGCCAGCCTCGACAAGCGCCGCAACGACCATACCGGCTCGATCGACGCCGCAATCCCCGAGCAGGTTCCCGCCAACGAGGCTCCTGCCGACACGCTCTCCGCGGACGACCTCAGCACCGAGTGGCATCTGCCGCCGACGCCCTGA
- a CDS encoding trypsin-like peptidase domain-containing protein, with product MQILRCLRPLVLMPAILLSLLAAPALAQIPDLKLGRVPTLAPLVKEVTPAVVNISVEGKVRQDNPLYQDPLFRDFFDVPKQVEKQISATGSGVIVDAARGYVMTANHVVEHVTTAQIRTKDGRKFSARLVGRDPATDIALLQIKDPTELKAIAMGDSDALEVGDFVIAVGNPFGLGQTVTSGLVSALGRTGLGKQGYEDFIQTDAAINPGNSGGALINLRGELVGINTAIISPGGGNVGIGFAVPINMARRVMEQLVANGRVDRGRIGVTLLDLDSAADGRVVGARVADVSVGSPAERAGLRKGDIIVKANDMPVRSATQVRNLIGLTPVGQRVRLVFERDRALGNATVEVAPIAEERARMRTSG from the coding sequence ATGCAGATTCTGCGTTGTCTCCGGCCTTTGGTTCTGATGCCGGCGATCCTGCTCTCTCTCCTGGCTGCGCCTGCCCTCGCCCAGATCCCTGACCTCAAGCTCGGCCGCGTGCCGACGCTGGCGCCGCTGGTGAAGGAGGTCACGCCGGCCGTGGTCAACATCTCGGTCGAAGGCAAGGTCCGGCAGGACAACCCGCTCTATCAGGACCCACTGTTCCGCGACTTCTTCGATGTGCCGAAGCAGGTCGAGAAGCAGATCAGCGCCACCGGCTCCGGCGTGATCGTCGATGCTGCCAGGGGCTACGTGATGACGGCCAATCACGTCGTCGAGCATGTCACCACCGCCCAAATCCGCACCAAGGACGGCCGCAAATTCTCCGCCCGTCTGGTCGGACGCGATCCCGCCACCGACATCGCACTGCTCCAAATCAAGGACCCGACCGAGCTGAAAGCGATCGCAATGGGCGACAGCGATGCGCTGGAGGTCGGCGACTTCGTGATCGCGGTCGGCAATCCATTCGGCCTCGGCCAGACCGTCACCTCCGGCCTCGTCAGCGCGCTCGGCCGCACCGGTCTCGGCAAGCAGGGCTATGAGGATTTCATCCAGACCGATGCTGCGATCAATCCCGGCAATTCCGGCGGCGCTCTGATCAACCTGCGCGGCGAGTTGGTCGGCATCAACACCGCGATCATCTCGCCCGGAGGCGGCAATGTCGGCATCGGCTTCGCCGTGCCGATCAACATGGCGCGGCGGGTGATGGAGCAGCTGGTCGCCAACGGCCGCGTCGATCGCGGACGCATCGGTGTCACCCTGCTCGATCTGGATTCGGCGGCGGACGGCCGCGTCGTCGGCGCGCGGGTCGCCGACGTGAGCGTGGGCTCGCCCGCGGAACGGGCAGGCCTGCGCAAGGGCGACATCATCGTGAAGGCCAACGACATGCCCGTGCGCAGCGCGACGCAGGTGCGCAATCTCATCGGCCTGACGCCGGTCGGACAGCGCGTCCGCCTGGTGTTCGAGCGCGACCGCGCGCTCGGCAATGCGACGGTCGAGGTCGCTCCGATCGCGGAGGAGCGGGCGCGCATGCGCACGTCGGGTTGA
- the groL gene encoding chaperonin GroEL (60 kDa chaperone family; promotes refolding of misfolded polypeptides especially under stressful conditions; forms two stacked rings of heptamers to form a barrel-shaped 14mer; ends can be capped by GroES; misfolded proteins enter the barrel where they are refolded when GroES binds) gives MAAKDVKFSTDARDRMLRGVDILANAVKVTLGPKGRNVVIEKSFGAPRITKDGVTVAKEIELEDKFENMGAQMVREVASKTADLAGDGTTTATVLAQAIVKEGAKSVAAGMNPMDLKRGIDLAVDAIVKDLKSHAKKITSNDEIAQVGTISANGDSEIGRFLAEAMQKVGNEGVITVEEAKSLDTELEVVEGMQFDRGYVSPYFVTNSEKMRVELEDPYILIHEKKLSGLQTMLPLLEAVVQSGKPLLIVAEDVEGEALATLVVNKLRGGLKIAAVKAPGFGDRRKAMLEDIAILTGGTTISEDLGIKLENVTLSMLGRAKKVVIDKENTTIVDGAGAKKDIEARAQQIKLQIEETTSDYDREKLQERLAKLAGGVAVIRVGGATEVEVKERKDRVDDALHATRAAVEEGILPGGGVALLRATKVLDGIKTANPDQKAGVDIIRRAIQVPVRQIVQNAGDDGSLVVGKLLEKDTYSWGFNAATGEYQDLVQAGVIDPAKVVRTALQDAASVASLLITTEALVADKPKKAEAAAAPAMDY, from the coding sequence ATGGCTGCCAAGGACGTGAAGTTTTCCACCGACGCGCGCGACCGCATGCTGCGCGGCGTCGACATCCTCGCCAATGCCGTCAAGGTCACGCTCGGTCCCAAGGGCCGCAACGTTGTGATCGAGAAATCGTTCGGCGCGCCGCGCATCACCAAGGACGGTGTGACGGTCGCCAAGGAGATCGAGCTGGAGGACAAGTTCGAGAACATGGGCGCGCAGATGGTGCGCGAAGTGGCCTCGAAGACCGCCGATCTCGCCGGCGACGGCACCACCACCGCCACCGTCCTCGCCCAGGCCATCGTGAAGGAAGGCGCGAAGTCCGTTGCCGCCGGCATGAACCCGATGGACCTCAAGCGCGGCATCGATCTCGCCGTCGACGCTATCGTCAAGGACTTGAAGTCGCACGCCAAGAAGATCACCAGCAATGACGAGATCGCCCAGGTCGGCACCATCTCGGCCAATGGCGACAGCGAGATCGGCCGCTTCCTCGCCGAGGCCATGCAGAAGGTCGGCAATGAGGGCGTGATCACGGTGGAGGAGGCCAAGAGCCTCGACACCGAGCTGGAGGTGGTCGAGGGCATGCAGTTCGACCGCGGCTATGTCTCGCCGTATTTCGTCACCAACTCCGAGAAGATGCGGGTCGAACTCGAGGATCCCTACATCCTGATCCACGAGAAGAAGCTGTCCGGCCTGCAGACCATGCTGCCGCTGCTGGAAGCCGTAGTGCAGTCCGGCAAGCCGTTGCTGATCGTCGCCGAGGATGTCGAGGGCGAGGCGCTGGCGACGCTCGTCGTCAACAAGCTGCGCGGTGGCTTGAAGATTGCGGCCGTCAAGGCGCCGGGCTTCGGCGATCGCCGCAAGGCCATGCTCGAGGACATCGCGATCCTGACCGGCGGCACCACGATCTCAGAGGATCTCGGCATCAAGCTGGAGAACGTGACCTTGTCGATGCTCGGCCGCGCCAAGAAGGTCGTGATCGACAAGGAGAACACCACCATCGTCGACGGCGCCGGCGCCAAGAAGGACATCGAGGCCCGCGCGCAGCAGATCAAGCTGCAGATCGAGGAGACCACCTCCGACTATGACCGCGAGAAGCTGCAGGAGCGGCTGGCCAAGCTCGCGGGCGGCGTCGCGGTGATCCGCGTCGGCGGCGCCACCGAGGTCGAGGTCAAGGAGCGCAAGGACCGCGTCGACGATGCGCTGCACGCCACACGCGCGGCGGTGGAGGAGGGCATCCTGCCTGGCGGCGGCGTGGCGCTGCTGCGCGCCACCAAGGTGCTCGACGGCATCAAGACCGCGAACCCCGACCAGAAGGCCGGCGTCGACATCATCCGCCGCGCCATCCAGGTGCCGGTGCGGCAGATCGTGCAGAACGCCGGCGACGACGGCTCGCTGGTGGTCGGCAAGCTGCTGGAGAAGGACACCTACAGCTGGGGCTTCAATGCCGCGACCGGCGAGTACCAGGACCTGGTGCAGGCCGGCGTGATCGACCCGGCCAAGGTGGTGCGCACCGCGCTGCAGGATGCAGCCTCGGTCGCCTCGCTCTTGATCACCACCGAGGCGCTGGTGGCCGACAAGCCGAAGAAGGCGGAAGCCGCCGCCGCACCGGCGATGGACTACTGA
- a CDS encoding ATP-binding protein: MTRARHRAFIAPRLLGSLAAFAVFPAYLAMRGAPSALEVGALAWLIAPILLSWYLSRTGRYESACALSSLALSALIMAVSIETGGIESFAAVWLIVVPLEAAFSASRRVVVFSAALALSCALLLILIGHLGWLPKPETNPALRTALLAFGVASATLYAAVLAFAADTLARTSVTLLSMEEERYRLLARNMSDVISRHRRNGAVMFISPAAETLLGTPVAQLHGHGLFERVHVADRPAYLTALSQAAGGSEASSVEFRLRRDAPGEGRGSHHGTDFIWVEMRCRPLDYAAQTPAGSEHEVVAVMRDVTDRKLQEQALELARSAAERADAAKTRFLATMSHELRTPLNAIIGFSEMLMQEQVLVLNAARRREYAQLINDSGQHLLSVVNGILDMSKMESGNFELTPEPFAPRAALFNCCNLLALRARENGVDLSADAPHDLPLITGDPRAFKQIVINLVSNAIKFTERGGRVAVSAGVDGANLLLRITDTGVGIAADDLKRIGDPFFQAGKTYQRRHEGTGLGLSIVKSLVNLHGGEMSIESKLDEGTTVTIALPINCVAEASTGATVTPLSPSRSAQAGQVIQVKKSA; the protein is encoded by the coding sequence ATGACGCGCGCGCGCCATCGCGCCTTCATCGCGCCGCGGCTGCTGGGCAGCCTCGCCGCGTTCGCCGTGTTTCCCGCCTATCTCGCGATGCGCGGCGCACCGAGCGCGCTCGAGGTCGGCGCGCTTGCCTGGCTGATCGCACCCATTCTGCTGTCCTGGTATCTGTCGCGCACAGGACGCTACGAGAGCGCCTGCGCGCTGTCGTCGCTGGCGCTGTCGGCGCTGATCATGGCGGTGTCGATCGAGACCGGCGGCATCGAATCCTTTGCCGCGGTGTGGCTGATCGTCGTGCCTCTCGAGGCTGCGTTCTCGGCCTCGCGCCGCGTCGTCGTGTTCTCGGCAGCGCTCGCGCTGTCTTGTGCGCTGCTGTTGATCCTGATCGGCCATCTCGGCTGGCTGCCGAAGCCCGAGACCAATCCCGCCTTGCGGACCGCGCTGCTCGCCTTCGGCGTTGCCTCGGCCACGCTCTATGCGGCCGTGCTCGCCTTCGCCGCCGATACGCTCGCACGCACCAGCGTGACGCTGCTGTCGATGGAGGAAGAGCGCTATCGGCTGCTCGCGCGCAACATGAGCGATGTGATCTCGCGTCATCGCCGCAACGGCGCCGTCATGTTCATCTCGCCCGCGGCGGAGACGCTGCTCGGCACGCCGGTCGCGCAACTCCATGGTCACGGCCTGTTCGAGCGCGTTCACGTCGCCGACCGGCCGGCCTATCTCACGGCGCTGTCGCAGGCGGCCGGCGGCAGCGAAGCTTCGAGCGTCGAATTTCGGCTGCGGCGCGATGCGCCCGGCGAGGGCCGTGGCTCTCATCACGGCACTGATTTCATCTGGGTCGAGATGCGCTGCCGACCGCTCGACTACGCCGCCCAGACGCCGGCCGGATCGGAGCATGAGGTGGTCGCGGTCATGCGCGACGTCACTGATCGCAAACTGCAGGAGCAGGCGCTTGAGTTGGCGCGGAGCGCAGCCGAGCGCGCCGACGCGGCCAAGACGCGATTCCTCGCGACCATGAGCCATGAGCTGCGTACGCCGCTCAACGCCATCATCGGCTTCTCGGAAATGCTGATGCAGGAGCAGGTGCTCGTGCTCAACGCCGCAAGGCGGCGCGAATACGCGCAGCTGATCAATGATTCCGGCCAGCATCTGTTGTCGGTCGTGAACGGCATCCTCGACATGTCGAAGATGGAGTCCGGCAATTTCGAGCTGACGCCGGAGCCCTTCGCGCCGCGTGCCGCGCTGTTCAATTGCTGCAATCTGCTGGCGCTGCGGGCGCGGGAAAACGGCGTCGATCTGTCGGCAGATGCGCCGCACGATCTGCCGCTCATCACCGGTGATCCGCGCGCCTTCAAGCAGATCGTGATCAACCTCGTCTCCAACGCCATCAAGTTCACCGAGCGCGGTGGACGTGTCGCGGTGTCCGCCGGCGTTGACGGCGCGAACCTGCTGTTGCGAATCACCGACACCGGCGTCGGCATTGCCGCCGACGATCTGAAGCGCATCGGCGATCCGTTCTTCCAGGCGGGCAAGACTTACCAGCGTCGTCACGAGGGAACCGGACTCGGGCTGTCGATCGTCAAGAGCCTCGTGAACTTGCACGGCGGCGAAATGTCGATAGAAAGCAAGCTCGACGAGGGAACGACGGTCACGATCGCGCTGCCGATCAATTGCGTCGCCGAGGCGAGCACTGGCGCCACTGTCACGCCGCTCTCGCCCTCGCGGTCCGCCCAGGCCGGGCAGGTGATTCAGGTGAAGAAGAGTGCCTAG
- a CDS encoding SufE family protein produces the protein MTIDEIRDNFALLDDWDDRYRYVIELGRTLAPMPEDEHSAANKVQGCASQVWLSKHPDHSGAVPVLNYLGDSDAHIVRGLIAILLTLYSGRTPQEILTIDAPALFDELGFREHLTPQRSNGLRSMVERIRSDAREALAAAS, from the coding sequence ATGACGATCGACGAAATCCGCGACAATTTCGCCCTGCTGGACGACTGGGACGACCGCTACCGCTATGTGATCGAGCTCGGCCGCACCTTGGCGCCGATGCCGGAGGACGAGCACTCCGCCGCCAACAAGGTGCAGGGCTGCGCGAGCCAGGTCTGGCTGTCCAAACATCCTGATCACAGCGGCGCCGTTCCGGTGCTGAACTATCTCGGCGACAGCGACGCGCACATCGTGCGCGGCCTGATCGCGATCCTGCTGACGCTGTATTCCGGGCGCACGCCGCAGGAGATCCTGACCATCGATGCGCCTGCCCTGTTCGACGAGCTCGGGTTCCGCGAGCACCTCACGCCGCAGCGTTCCAACGGCCTGCGCTCGATGGTCGAACGCATCCGCTCGGACGCCCGCGAGGCGCTCGCAGCGGCGTCCTGA
- a CDS encoding GGDEF domain-containing protein, with protein sequence MRGDGLAFSLPRWRVTRWLADPGYPVSPDIRLALAGELYGCWSVFAGGAINTVAVAAALALRTPTALFVSWFVMEVVICLSRLIVMIISYRRARAQLSTPTDIHILLAVAWSASVGFGVGISLASGDWIAASLTCISSAAMVGGICFRNFSAPRLVGTMILCSIGPVIPGVAISHEPLLFVMYLQMPVYFLAMTGAAFRLNKMLVAVMQAKSESDEQARRDPLTGLSNRAGLIDALQSRLCSKVPGQQNFAVLYLDLDGFKPVNDTFGHATGDELLKIVGRTLREIVAPADVIARIGGDEFVVLATEPDIDHALALGERLIEVMTAPIALPGGARVNIGMSIGIAAAPDHGSDPESLLFAADAALYEAKSSGKSCWRLASTEANLAALRKIASGDLVATGVASAA encoded by the coding sequence ATGCGGGGTGATGGTCTGGCTTTCAGTTTGCCACGCTGGCGCGTGACGCGCTGGCTGGCAGACCCAGGATATCCGGTGTCACCGGACATCCGTCTGGCGTTGGCCGGCGAGCTCTATGGCTGCTGGTCAGTGTTCGCCGGGGGCGCCATCAACACCGTCGCCGTCGCGGCAGCGCTGGCGCTGCGCACACCCACCGCCCTCTTCGTCAGCTGGTTCGTGATGGAGGTAGTGATCTGCCTGTCGCGGCTGATCGTGATGATCATCTCCTACCGCCGCGCCCGCGCGCAGCTATCGACGCCGACCGACATCCACATCCTCCTGGCGGTGGCCTGGAGCGCGAGCGTCGGCTTCGGCGTCGGCATCAGCCTGGCCTCCGGCGACTGGATCGCGGCGTCACTCACCTGCATCTCCTCGGCGGCCATGGTCGGCGGCATCTGCTTCCGGAATTTCAGCGCACCGCGCCTGGTCGGCACCATGATCCTGTGCAGCATCGGCCCGGTCATCCCCGGCGTTGCCATCTCGCACGAGCCGCTGTTGTTTGTGATGTATCTGCAGATGCCGGTGTACTTCCTCGCCATGACAGGCGCGGCGTTCCGCCTGAACAAGATGCTTGTGGCGGTCATGCAGGCCAAGAGCGAGAGCGACGAGCAGGCGCGGCGAGATCCGCTCACAGGCTTGTCCAATCGCGCCGGCCTGATCGACGCTTTGCAAAGCCGTCTGTGCAGCAAGGTTCCCGGGCAGCAGAACTTCGCCGTGCTCTATCTCGATCTCGACGGCTTCAAGCCGGTCAATGACACCTTCGGCCATGCCACCGGCGATGAACTCCTGAAGATCGTCGGCCGCACGCTGCGCGAGATCGTGGCGCCGGCCGACGTCATCGCCCGGATCGGCGGCGACGAATTCGTCGTCCTCGCCACGGAGCCCGATATCGACCACGCGCTGGCGCTCGGCGAACGCCTCATCGAGGTCATGACAGCCCCCATCGCGCTGCCCGGCGGCGCGCGCGTCAACATCGGCATGAGCATCGGCATCGCGGCTGCGCCCGATCACGGCAGCGATCCGGAATCCCTGCTGTTCGCAGCGGATGCAGCGCTCTACGAAGCGAAATCGAGCGGCAAATCATGCTGGCGACTGGCCTCCACTGAGGCCAATCTCGCAGCACTGCGCAAGATCGCCAGCGGCGATCTCGTCGCGACGGGGGTCGCCAGCGCGGCGTGA
- a CDS encoding glycosyltransferase family 39 protein, with translation MTSITTSVLETPTRRTLERTCDDLAMFALAAVAVVAGLTFRDYGLGWDDYTHAEYADLLLRMYGSGFRDQAALSFANLYMYGGGFDMVAALLHKILPLELFETRRLVGAIVGLIGLGVTWRLARRIGGAVAGLAALLLLALCPIFYGHMFMNPKDAPFAVAMVVLLMGLVRLADEYPYPSPRTILVLGLGAGFSIGSRILGGMAVVYAMVGFMPLFIEEYRTQGAREAVRRFASVLYMLIPGLILGYLIMGLIWPWSIIEPANPFRALTYFSHFFEKPWKEMFDGALVSVPDMPWSYLPTLFALQLPELMIALFVAGVVATLMSLSRPDMPARQKSILLMLTLAATLPILIAIVKRPALYNGIRHFVFVIPPMALLGGVAFAWLLSWLNNDERRSWQPVAIAAFCFGLLLPLAEMIRLHPYQYTHFNYIAGTVREADTRFMLDYWGLALKQASDGLKEQLDERQEVPPIGHKWKVAVCGPQRPAQVALGPDFTIGWDSHAADFAMTLGEFYCKGLTAPVMVEIKRDDVVFARVYDIRGRSISSLLSIPAP, from the coding sequence ATGACATCGATAACCACTTCGGTCCTCGAGACGCCGACGCGGCGGACCCTCGAGCGGACTTGTGACGATCTTGCCATGTTCGCGCTCGCCGCCGTCGCGGTGGTGGCCGGACTGACATTCCGCGATTATGGCCTCGGCTGGGATGACTACACCCACGCCGAATACGCCGATCTGTTGCTGCGCATGTATGGTTCCGGTTTCAGGGACCAGGCGGCACTGTCGTTCGCCAATCTCTATATGTACGGCGGCGGGTTCGACATGGTTGCAGCCCTGCTGCACAAGATCTTGCCGCTGGAGCTGTTCGAGACGCGCCGGTTGGTCGGCGCGATCGTCGGGCTGATCGGTCTCGGTGTGACCTGGCGCTTGGCGCGCCGGATCGGCGGCGCCGTGGCGGGTCTTGCCGCCCTGCTGCTGCTGGCTCTGTGCCCGATCTTCTACGGCCACATGTTCATGAACCCGAAGGACGCGCCCTTCGCGGTTGCCATGGTCGTGCTGCTGATGGGACTCGTGCGCTTGGCCGACGAGTACCCCTACCCCTCGCCGCGCACCATCCTGGTCCTTGGCCTGGGTGCCGGCTTCTCGATCGGCTCGCGCATCCTCGGCGGCATGGCGGTGGTCTACGCCATGGTCGGCTTCATGCCGTTGTTCATCGAGGAGTACCGCACGCAAGGCGCCCGCGAGGCGGTTCGTCGCTTCGCCAGCGTGCTCTACATGCTGATCCCCGGCCTGATCCTCGGCTACCTGATCATGGGCCTGATCTGGCCGTGGTCGATCATCGAGCCGGCCAATCCGTTCCGGGCGCTGACCTATTTCTCCCACTTCTTCGAGAAGCCGTGGAAGGAGATGTTCGACGGCGCGCTGGTCTCGGTGCCGGACATGCCGTGGTCCTATCTGCCGACGCTGTTCGCCCTGCAGCTACCGGAACTGATGATCGCGCTGTTCGTGGCCGGCGTGGTGGCCACGCTGATGTCGCTGTCGCGGCCGGACATGCCGGCGCGGCAGAAGAGCATCCTGTTGATGCTGACCCTGGCAGCGACGCTGCCGATCCTGATCGCAATCGTCAAACGCCCTGCCCTCTACAACGGCATCCGCCACTTCGTGTTCGTGATCCCGCCGATGGCGCTGCTCGGCGGCGTCGCCTTCGCGTGGCTGTTGTCCTGGCTCAACAATGACGAGCGCCGCAGCTGGCAGCCAGTGGCGATCGCCGCCTTCTGCTTCGGCCTGCTGCTGCCGCTCGCCGAGATGATCCGGCTGCATCCCTATCAATACACCCACTTCAACTACATCGCCGGCACGGTGCGCGAAGCCGACACCCGCTTCATGCTCGACTATTGGGGCTTGGCGCTGAAGCAGGCCTCGGACGGGCTCAAGGAACAGCTCGACGAGCGCCAGGAGGTGCCGCCGATCGGGCACAAATGGAAGGTCGCCGTCTGCGGTCCGCAACGCCCTGCCCAGGTCGCGCTCGGCCCGGACTTCACCATCGGCTGGGACAGCCATGCGGCGGACTTCGCGATGACGCTCGGCGAGTTCTACTGCAAGGGACTGACCGCCCCCGTGATGGTCGAGATCAAGCGCGACGACGTCGTGTTCGCCCGGGTCTACGACATCCGCGGCCGCAGCATCTCCAGCCTGCTCTCGATCCCGGCGCCGTGA
- a CDS encoding class II aldolase/adducin family protein, giving the protein MSPAEARLKEVPSNMTEAEWSQRVNLAAAYRLVAMFGWDDLVDTHISARVPGPEHHFLINPYGLLFEEITASSLIKVDLYGNQLSESEYSINPAGFTIHSAIHEVREDAGCVIHLHTLDGVAVSSCADGLLPANQIAQYVTHDLAYHDYEGVALDHDERPRLQRDLGTKHHMLLRNHGTLTVGRSVASAFERMYHLERACSIQVRTRTLGPLAYPVRDEVIDKNAKLFDNEERVELRSNQLVWPPLLRRLDRVNPGYRN; this is encoded by the coding sequence ATGTCGCCAGCCGAAGCGCGTCTGAAGGAAGTGCCGTCGAACATGACGGAGGCGGAGTGGTCGCAGCGGGTCAACCTCGCCGCCGCCTACCGCCTGGTCGCGATGTTCGGCTGGGACGACCTGGTCGACACCCACATCTCGGCCCGCGTGCCCGGCCCCGAGCATCACTTCCTGATCAACCCCTACGGCCTGCTGTTCGAAGAGATCACCGCCTCCAGCCTGATCAAGGTCGACCTCTACGGCAACCAGCTCTCCGAGAGCGAGTACAGCATCAACCCCGCCGGCTTCACCATCCATTCGGCGATCCACGAGGTGCGCGAGGACGCCGGCTGCGTCATCCATCTGCACACGCTGGACGGCGTCGCGGTGTCGAGCTGCGCCGACGGCCTGCTGCCCGCGAACCAGATCGCGCAATACGTCACCCACGACCTCGCTTATCACGACTACGAAGGCGTCGCGCTGGACCATGACGAGCGGCCGCGGCTGCAGCGCGACCTCGGCACCAAGCACCACATGCTGCTGCGCAATCACGGCACGCTGACCGTCGGCCGCTCGGTCGCCTCGGCGTTCGAGCGCATGTATCACCTCGAGCGCGCCTGCTCGATCCAGGTCCGCACCCGCACGCTGGGTCCGTTGGCCTATCCGGTCCGCGACGAGGTCATCGACAAGAACGCGAAGCTGTTCGACAACGAGGAGCGCGTGGAGCTCCGTTCCAATCAGCTGGTCTGGCCGCCGCTGCTGCGCCGGCTCGATCGGGTCAATCCGGGCTACCGGAATTGA
- the groES gene encoding co-chaperone GroES, with the protein MHFRPLHDRVLVRRIDAEEKTKGGIIIPDTAKEKPQEGEIVAAGPGARNEQGQLVPLDVKAGDRVLFGKWSGTEVKIDGKDLLIMKESDLLGIVDKPAAAKKAA; encoded by the coding sequence ATGCATTTCCGTCCATTGCACGACCGCGTGCTCGTGCGCCGTATCGATGCCGAGGAGAAGACCAAGGGCGGCATCATCATTCCCGACACCGCCAAGGAGAAGCCGCAGGAGGGCGAGATCGTCGCCGCGGGGCCTGGGGCGCGGAATGAGCAGGGGCAACTGGTGCCGCTCGACGTCAAGGCGGGCGACCGCGTGCTGTTCGGCAAGTGGTCGGGCACCGAGGTGAAGATCGACGGCAAGGATCTCCTGATCATGAAGGAGAGCGACCTGCTCGGCATTGTCGACAAGCCCGCCGCGGCCAAGAAGGCCGCGTGA